CCGATGTGGCGATCGCCCTTGGAAGTAATCTTGGTGACTCACGGACGATCCTGGCGCAAGCCCTCACGCAGTTGCATGAGTGTCCCAGTATTACCGTTGTCCGAACCTCTTCGCTGTACAAAACGGCTCCGGTAGGGCCGCCACAGCCCGACTATCTCAACGCCTGCGCGATTCTAGATACCCACCTTGAGCCGTTGGAGTTGCTCCACATCCTCCAGAGAGTTGAGCAGTCCTTTGGGCGGGTACGCGATAAACGCTGGGGGCCTCGAACATTGGATCTAGATTTGCTGCTGTTTAGCGATCGCATCCTCATCACCGACGAACTGGAGATTCCCCATCCTCGGATGGGCGATCGCGCCTTTGTGCTGGTTCCCCTGGCCGAAATTGCGGGACACTGGATCGATCCGGTTTCGCAGCGGGCGATCGCCGATCTGGTGCGGCATGTGGATCCGGATGGCGTTCGACGGTTAGACGATGCCTAAAGCTCTTGAAAGACGTAGGTAACGGCTCCGGTACGCGAATCATTGGTGATATCAACCCGCCCAATTTTCGCCATCCCGATCAACGCGGCCTCAACATCTTCAAAGCTGGCTCCCGTTTCCGACACCGCTTGGGTAACCGTGAGCTTGCCGCCATGCCGCTGCGCTGCCTTCAGCAAACTCAACCGCAGGCTCGGATTGCTCGATGGATAATCATAGGAACGGGCGATCGCCGGACGCTCTGGCGCATAGGGCACGCCGTAAATAGAGCTTTTCTTGAGGTTGTGGCTCTCGACCATATCGGGAATCAGGAACAAGTCGATAATCTGCCCAATACCGAACACTCCGCCCGTGAGTAGCCAGATCAGTCCCGTAATCATTTTGCCGTTGTAGAAACGGTGCAAGCCGCCGATTCCTAACAGAATCGACAGCCACAGCAGGTACGAAGTCCCCTTACTATTCATTTGTACTCGGTCTCCTTAATGATGACTCCCCATTACCTACACGGGCAATCCGCGGGAATAAGCACACCTTCAGGCACGGAAAGCCGGACTATCTGGGGACGGATTTCTGCATAATAGAGCGATGGATATCTGTGCTAGAGGCTGGAATAGGTCTAGATGCTGTTGTGGGGAGAACATGAAATGGTGAAAAAACGATTTGCAATTGAGATGGGCATGGGCGTCGATCAGCATGGGCAAGACGCCACCGTTGCCGCCGCGCGAGCCGTACGCAATGCGATCGCCCACAATGCCCTTCCCGGCATTTGGGAGGTGGCAGGATTAAATAGCCCCCACGAGATGATCGTAGAGGTGCAGGTGGGGGTGCCGTTCCCGGAGGATATCCGAGCTGATGAAGTCTTAGCCGTTTTGCCCTTTGGGAAAAAGTCCCTGCGGGTGGAAGTGGGAGGC
This is a stretch of genomic DNA from Synechococcales cyanobacterium T60_A2020_003. It encodes these proteins:
- a CDS encoding NINE protein — translated: MNSKGTSYLLWLSILLGIGGLHRFYNGKMITGLIWLLTGGVFGIGQIIDLFLIPDMVESHNLKKSSIYGVPYAPERPAIARSYDYPSSNPSLRLSLLKAAQRHGGKLTVTQAVSETGASFEDVEAALIGMAKIGRVDITNDSRTGAVTYVFQEL
- the folK gene encoding 2-amino-4-hydroxy-6-hydroxymethyldihydropteridine diphosphokinase, producing the protein MTDVAIALGSNLGDSRTILAQALTQLHECPSITVVRTSSLYKTAPVGPPQPDYLNACAILDTHLEPLELLHILQRVEQSFGRVRDKRWGPRTLDLDLLLFSDRILITDELEIPHPRMGDRAFVLVPLAEIAGHWIDPVSQRAIADLVRHVDPDGVRRLDDA
- a CDS encoding Lin0512 family protein — translated: MVKKRFAIEMGMGVDQHGQDATVAAARAVRNAIAHNALPGIWEVAGLNSPHEMIVEVQVGVPFPEDIRADEVLAVLPFGKKSLRVEVGGMVVQGKAIPELNDKNDDMIIAVAAVHVFVET